Proteins encoded by one window of Salvia splendens isolate huo1 chromosome 5, SspV2, whole genome shotgun sequence:
- the LOC121803676 gene encoding receptor kinase-like protein Xa21, translating into MSYNGFNGSVPPSIFNISTLVELNLAFNKLSGELPPAMGSSLVNLELLYLNSNGFTGPFPSYIGNASKLSLIEIGNNSFTGVVPDFGNLRLLNTLILAGNHLTGESPGQDLSFVSSLQNCQYLGRLDFSLNKLNGIIPRSVGNLSASLQYFRASGCGIKGSIPPGFGNLSSLTAIELDSNELRGYLPIEIGKLQNLEALYLEINKLEGRIPSHLCHMTRLGDLYLSNNMLSGEVPSCLGEMTSLRRIFLDSNRFIRSLPNLWKLIDLWSLNFSNNMLTGQIPPEIQNIKVLVDLDLSSNQFSGDIPSSLGEAESLETLSLAHNNLQGSIPPSLQNLRGLLSLNLSNNNLSGSIPSSLETLRYLKQFDVSRNRLEGEIPTGGCFSNMSASSFMQNSALCGVSRFEVPPCRGVRRGKQIKYVLVAVVFAAAAVAIWFVLRRRGNRVNEHNHEMSVVLAWRRVSYRELLEATDGFSQVNLLGRGSFGSVFKGILPPDGLTVAVKVFNEELEKSFSSFEVECEILSSVRHRNLVRVVSCCSNVDFKGLVLEFMPNGSLEKWLYSHNYCLDLQQRLNIAIDVAVALEYLHHGGLNPVVHCDLKPSNVMLDQDMTARVSDFGISKLFEQGEAVRHTVTLATVGYMAPEYGSEGKVSTKGDVYSYGILVLEMFTRKKPTDDMFNEEMRLKEWVSKAMEENAEIEAVAATGLLSREDEHLGAKVQCILSIFEVALGCLAMSPSERSNMKEVVISLNKVRHHFLEATTRLPRAGRARTT; encoded by the exons ATGTCCTACAATGGATTCAACGGTTCCGTCCCTCCTTCCATTTTCAATATCTCTACACTAGTCGAGCTGAACCTCGCGTTCAATAAGCTGAGCGGAGAGCTCCCACCAGCCATGGGATCTTCCTTGGTTAATCTCGAGTTGTTGTATCTAAACAGCAACGGCTTCACTGGGCCGTTCCCGAGCTACATAGGAAATGCTTCTAAACTATCTCTTATAGAGATAGGCAACAATTCCTTCACAGGTGTTGTACCCGATTTTGGCAACCTTCGCCTCCTCAATACACTCATATTGGCAGGAAACCATCTAACAGGGGAATCTCCGGGTCAGGACCTCAGTTTCGTCTCGTCTCTCCAGAACTGCCAGTATCTGGGGAGGCTAGACTTCTCATTGAACAAACTCAACGGAATCATCCCACGTTCAGTCGGGAATCTATCTGCCTCCCTGCAGTACTTCAGAGCATCTGGTTGCGGCATCAAGGGCTCGATCCCACCTGGATTCGGAAACCTTAGCAGCCTAACAGCAATAGAGTTGGATAGTAATGAGTTAAGAGGGTATCTACCAATAGAAATAGGGAAATTACAGAATCTAGAAGCATTATATCTTGAAATAAACAAATTGGAAGGGAGGATACCATCTCATCTTTGCCATATGACTAGATTGGGAGACTTGTACTTGAGCAACAACATGCTTAGTGGTGAAGTACCTTCATGCTTGGGGGAGATGACGTCGCTTCGAAGAATCTTCTTAGATTCCAACAGATTCATTCGTTCATTGCCAAATTTGTGGAAACTCATTGATCTCTGGAGTTTGAACTTCTCGAACAACATGCTAACCGGACAGATACCACCGGAGATACAGAACATTAAAGTCCTCGTAGATCTCGATCTTTCCTCGAATCAATTCTCAGGCGATATCCCAAGCTCGCTCGGAGAGGCAGAGTCTTTAGAGACTCTGTCCCTGGCTCACAACAACCTTCAAGGAAGCATTCCTCCGTCGCTTCAGAATCTACGAGGCTTGCTGTCTCTAAACCTTTCGAATAATAATCTGTCAGGATCGATCCCGAGTTCACTAGAGACACTCAGATATCTGAAACAGTTTGATGTATCGCGTAACAGACTGGAAGGGGAGATTCCGACGGGAGGTTGCTTTTCTAACATGTCAGCATCATCATTCATGCAGAACTCCGCACTCTGCGGCGTGTCTCGATTTGAAGTGCCTCCATGCAGAGGAGTCCGACGTGGTAAACAGATCAAATATGTTTTGGTGGCTGTGGTGTTTGCAGCAGCGGCTGTCGCTATCTGGTTTGTGTTGAGGCGGCGGGGAAACAGAGTGAATGAACATAATCATGAGATGTCAGTAGTTTTGGCTTGGAGAAGAGTATCATACCGGGAGCTTCTGGAGGCGACAGACGGCTTCAGTCAGGTTAATCTGCTGGGGAGAGGAAGCTTCGGGTCGGTGTTCAAAGGGATTCTTCCTCCTGATGGCCTAACCGTGGCAGTTAAGGTTTTCAATGAAGAGTTGGAGAAGAGCTTCAGCAGTTTtgaagtggaatgtgagatacTGAGCAGTGTCCGTCACAGGAATCTGGTTCGTGTCGTTAGCTGCTGCAGCAACGTAGATTTTAAGGGGCTGGTTCTTGAATTTATGCCTAATGGGAGTTTGGAGAAATGGTTGTATTCGCATAACTACTGCTTGGATTTGCAGCAGAGATTGAATATAGCAATTGATGTTGCGGTCGCGCTTGAGTATCTTCACCATGGCGGTTTGAACCCTGTTGTTCACTGTGATCTGAAGCCGAGCAATGTCATGCTAGACCAAGATATGACGGCTCGTGTATCTGATTTTGGAATTTCTAAGCTTTTCGAACAAGGAGAAGCTGTGAGGCACACGGTCACGTTGGCTACGGTTGGATATATGGCACCAG AATATGGATCAGAGGGGAAAGTGTCGACGAAGGGGGATGTGTACAGCTATGGCATTCTGGTACTGGAGATGTTTACGAGGAAGAAGCCGACAGATGATATGTTCAACGAGGAAATGAGGTTGAAAGAGTGGGTAAGTAAGGCAATGGAAGAAAATGCAGAGATTGAAGCGGTGGCGGCGACTGGTTTGTTATCTAGAGAAGATGAACATTTAGGTGCAAAGGTGCAATGCATCTTGTCCATTTTTGAGGTGGCCTTGGGGTGTCTTGCCATGTCACCAAGTGAGAGAAGTAACATGAAAGAGGTTGTGATTTCTCTCAACAAGGTAAGACACCACTTTCTAGAAGCTACTACAAGGCTTCCTCGGGCGGGAAGAGCTAGAACAACTTAA
- the LOC121802858 gene encoding probable LRR receptor-like serine/threonine-protein kinase At4g36180 has translation METTFIHFTYSDVILLQFYAYLFLLSANASTNLSTDAEALLAFKSRITSDPLDKITRNWSASASASASASASVCSWYGVSCGARRRVTALSLYNASLGGTVAPHLGNLSFLRSLDLGLNRFTGHLPRELSNLGLLQNIYLDFNNFTGDLPPWLGALTQLKEATLQNNSLGGVIPNLLNLSNLEKLDASYNAITGNIPKEIGNLSRFKSLDLKYNQLTGSIPSTIFNMSSLEMLDLSANNLSGKIVIHDLPRLEGLFLSLNQLFGLIPSRLFKCTSLQRLSLSRNQFNGSIPAGIASLTLLKNLYLGTNNLQGGIPPEIGNLSRLEILSMAQSSLIGEIPSFIFNMSSLKEIDLGYNSLSGRVPPTLNLPNLEVIFLNSNNLTGESLFGLLDCRKVRLLQLSENLLTGPMPKRVGNMSQLRFLFLNENKLTGMLS, from the exons ATGGAAACAACTTTCATTCACTTCACTTATTCAGATGTGATATTACTACAATtttatgcatatttatttctaCTCTCAGCCAATGCATCAACCAATTTGTCAACTGATGCAGAAGCTCTTCTTGCCTTCAAATCAAGAATCACTTCAGACCCTCTTGACAAAATCACAAGAAATTggtccgcctccgcctccgcctccgcctccgcctctgccTCTGTCTGCAGCTGGTATGGCGTTTCCTGCGGCGCCAGAAGGCGAGTCACGGCCTTAAGTCTCTACAATGCGAGCCTAGGAGGCACCGTGGCTCCACATCTTGGGAACCTTTCTTTCCTGAGATCCTTGGACCTCGGCCTCAACAGATTCACGGGCCACCTGCCCCGTGAACTGTCTAACCTAGGTCTCCTACAAAACATATACCTCGACTTCAACAACTTCACCGGAGATTTACCTCCATGGCTTGGCGCGTTGACGCAACTAAAAGAAGCCACCCTGCAGAACAACAGTCTTGGCGGTGTCATTCCAAATCTGCTCAACCTTTCGAACCTCGAGAAACTTGATGCTTCTTACAACGCGATCACCGGCAATATTCCAAAAGAGATCGGTAACCTTTCCCGCTTCAAATCGTTGGACTTGAAGTATAACCAGCTGACGGGATCAATACCGTCCACCATTTTCAACATGTCATCTTTGGAAATGCTTGACCTTTCAGCAAACAACCTGTCGGGGAAGATTGTGATACATGATCTTCCCCGACTGGAAggcctttttctctctcttaatcAACTTTTTGGTTTGATCCCGTCGAGACTCTTCAAGTGCACATCGCTGCAGCGCTTATCCCTTTCGCGTAACCAATTCAATGGAAGCATACCGGCGGGGATTGCTAGTTTGACCCTTCTGAAGAACTTGTATCTTGGGACAAATAACTTGCAAG GAGGTATACCACCAGAGATAGGCAATCTATCAAGATTGGAAATATTGAGCATGGCACAAAGCTCACTCATTGGGGAGATTCCTTCATTCATCTTCAACATGTCTTCTCTCAAAGAGATAGACCTTGGTTACAATAGCCTCTCAGGAAGAGTTCCACCAACGCTTAATCTTCCTAATCTTGAGGTGATTTTTCTTAATAGTAACAATCTCACCGGTGAAAGCTTGTTCGGCCTACTTGACTGCCGTAAGGTTCGGCTTCTCCAGCTCTCGGAAAACCTACTCACAGGCCCCATGCCTAAAAGAGTTGGAAACATGAGCCAGCTCAGGTTTCTCTTTCTAAATGAGAACAAGTTGACTGGTATGTTGTCCTAA
- the LOC121803678 gene encoding 50S ribosomal protein L28, chloroplastic-like, producing MATVTATLRPVMMSVPAAKSQHVSRISLKSSRLSSDIGFISSQLSGIKISTTAFETTPCTISAPFRPSLQPVARRICPFTGKKPNKANRVSHSNHRTIRRQFVNLQYKKIWWEAGKRFVKLRLSIKAIKTIEKNGLDAVAKKAGIDLSKM from the exons ATGGCGACGGTAACAGCTACGCTACGACCGGTAATGATGAGTGTGCCTGCGGCGAAGTCCCAACACGTTTCCAGAATTTCTCTGAAGAGTTCGAGATTGAGTTCAGACATTGGCTTCATTTCATCCCAGCTGAGCGGCATCAAAATTTCAACCACAGCCTTCGAAACTACCCCTTGCACAATTTCGGCACCTTTCAGGCCTTCTCTTCAGCCCGTTGCTA GGAGAATCTGTCCCTTCACCGGGAAAAAACCAAACAAGGCGAACAGGGTTTCCCACTCGAACCACAGGACCATAAGGAGGCAATTTGTGAATCTCCAGTATAAGAAGATTTGGTGGGAAGCCGGGAAGCGCTTTGTGAAGTTGCGATTGTCAATCAAAGCTATAAAGACCATCGAGAAGAATGGACTCGATGCAGTGGCTAAGAAGGCCGGAATTGATCTCAGCAAAATGTGA